One window of the Janthinobacterium sp. PAMC25594 genome contains the following:
- a CDS encoding cytochrome c family protein: MKYPYFIPGLAAAMLMASSGAATAGDAVHGQLLYKTMCMSCHSIDYNGVGPAHKGVFGRKAGSAAGYGYSPAVKASDVVWGEKTLDLWLTNPEKLIPGQKMGYMVPSAQDRADLIAYLRQEAGRASPATAAR; this comes from the coding sequence ATGAAATACCCGTACTTCATCCCCGGCCTGGCGGCGGCCATGCTGATGGCTTCCAGCGGCGCGGCCACCGCCGGCGACGCCGTCCACGGCCAGCTGCTCTACAAAACCATGTGCATGTCCTGCCACTCGATCGACTACAACGGCGTCGGTCCCGCGCACAAGGGCGTGTTCGGCAGGAAAGCCGGCAGCGCCGCCGGCTACGGCTATTCGCCGGCCGTGAAGGCGTCCGACGTCGTGTGGGGCGAGAAAACCCTGGATCTATGGCTGACGAATCCGGAAAAACTGATTCCCGGCCAAAAAATGGGCTACATGGTGCCGTCCGCGCAGGACCGCGCCGACCTGATCGCGTATTTGCGGCAGGAAGCCGGGCGGGCCAGCCCGGCCACGGCCGCCAGATAG
- a CDS encoding methyl-accepting chemotaxis protein, whose amino-acid sequence MKIAQKMLIVPLVALACLLAMGALSYFAMQQNEQRMRELKDVTLTAERLANQQAIALGQVHADVYAKIAIAASLTDEQFKQFGAQTDGQLNAIAQGLKELQKFSGAATEAAQALPGLERYRASVAQALDLASMDPNTGVAAMQNAATHYQQVRGQLRQVLLNLDHRTVDALQETKTAGQRAGWLSLGTMAIGFALLALIATWVARSVVRPIDEACRAAESLAAGDLTMRIDAQGDDEVGKLSRALATVLKNWNTLLGEIRQAGSTITVEASEIALGNADLSARTESQAHSLQETATSMHALTDTVRENASHAHQANQMVLSTSNVALEGGRVVGQVVETMGSIKASSGRIVDIIAVIDGIAFQTNILALNAAVEAARAGEQGRGFAVVATEVRGLAQRSATAAREIKQLIEDSVARIETGSELADSAGRTMGDIVASVQQVTEIMNDITAASQRQSKGIEEVNNAITEMDELTQRNAALVEQSAAAAQSMQDQAHDLLRVVDAFRLGDGGTPLLPR is encoded by the coding sequence ATGAAAATCGCACAGAAGATGTTGATCGTCCCGCTGGTCGCGCTGGCTTGCCTGCTGGCCATGGGGGCCTTGTCCTACTTCGCCATGCAGCAGAACGAGCAGCGCATGCGCGAACTGAAAGACGTCACCCTGACGGCCGAACGGCTTGCCAATCAGCAAGCTATTGCCCTGGGCCAGGTACACGCCGATGTGTATGCGAAGATCGCCATCGCCGCCAGCCTGACGGACGAGCAATTCAAGCAATTCGGCGCGCAAACGGATGGCCAGCTTAATGCCATTGCGCAAGGATTGAAGGAACTGCAGAAATTCTCGGGCGCCGCCACGGAAGCGGCCCAGGCCCTGCCGGGCCTCGAACGCTACCGCGCCAGCGTGGCGCAGGCGCTGGACCTGGCGTCGATGGACCCGAATACGGGCGTGGCGGCGATGCAAAATGCCGCCACGCACTACCAGCAAGTGCGCGGGCAGCTGCGCCAGGTGCTGCTCAACCTCGACCATCGCACCGTCGATGCCTTGCAGGAAACAAAAACCGCGGGCCAGCGCGCCGGCTGGCTGTCGCTCGGCACCATGGCCATCGGCTTTGCCTTGCTGGCCCTGATCGCCACCTGGGTGGCGCGTTCCGTCGTGCGCCCCATCGACGAGGCTTGCCGCGCCGCCGAGTCGCTGGCCGCCGGCGACCTGACCATGCGCATCGACGCCCAAGGAGACGACGAGGTGGGCAAGCTGTCGCGCGCGCTGGCCACGGTCTTGAAAAACTGGAACACTTTATTGGGCGAGATACGCCAGGCGGGCTCCACCATCACGGTGGAAGCGAGTGAAATCGCACTCGGCAATGCGGACTTGTCGGCCCGCACGGAGTCGCAAGCCCATTCCTTGCAAGAAACGGCGACCTCGATGCACGCCCTGACCGATACCGTGCGCGAAAATGCCAGCCATGCGCACCAGGCCAACCAGATGGTGCTGTCGACCTCGAACGTGGCGCTGGAAGGCGGCCGCGTGGTGGGCCAGGTGGTCGAAACGATGGGCTCGATCAAGGCCAGTTCGGGGCGCATCGTCGACATCATCGCCGTCATCGACGGCATCGCGTTCCAGACCAATATCCTTGCCTTGAACGCGGCCGTGGAAGCGGCGCGCGCGGGCGAACAGGGACGCGGCTTTGCCGTCGTCGCCACCGAAGTGCGGGGGCTGGCGCAGCGCTCGGCCACGGCGGCGCGCGAAATCAAGCAGCTGATCGAGGATTCCGTTGCCAGGATAGAAACGGGCAGCGAGCTGGCCGACAGCGCCGGGCGCACCATGGGCGATATTGTCGCTTCCGTGCAGCAAGTGACGGAAATCATGAACGACATCACGGCGGCCAGCCAGCGCCAGAGCAAGGGCATCGAGGAAGTCAACAATGCCATCACGGAAATGGATGAATTGACCCAGCGCAATGCCGCCCTCGTCGAGCAATCGGCCGCCGCCGCGCAAAGCATGCAGGACCAGGCACATGATTTATTGCGTGTGGTCGATGCCTTCCGCCTGGGCGACGGCGGCACGCCGCTGCTGCCCCGTTAG
- a CDS encoding alpha/beta fold hydrolase → MRPISHLALLSALLLSTTGLHAEPLAVADSICTSPAQPIREQGYVPINGIEQWITVTGAACGNPVILFIHGGPGNALSPFADAIYLRQHLDKDKVILMGSSWGSIPGVHMARARPDLFHAYIGTAQVVNARDNETGMYREVLALAQ, encoded by the coding sequence ATGAGACCCATTTCCCACCTCGCCCTGCTGTCCGCTCTGCTGCTGTCCACGACAGGCCTGCACGCCGAACCCCTGGCCGTCGCCGACAGCATCTGCACCTCGCCCGCACAGCCTATCCGCGAGCAAGGCTATGTGCCCATCAACGGCATCGAACAATGGATCACGGTCACGGGCGCCGCCTGCGGCAATCCCGTTATCCTCTTCATCCATGGCGGCCCGGGCAATGCCTTGAGTCCGTTTGCCGACGCCATCTATCTGCGGCAGCACCTGGACAAGGACAAAGTCATCCTGATGGGAAGTTCCTGGGGTTCGATCCCGGGCGTGCACATGGCCAGGGCGCGCCCCGACCTGTTCCATGCGTATATCGGCACGGCGCAAGTGGTCAATGCGCGGGACAACGAGACCGGCATGTACCGGGAAGTGCTTGCGCTGGCGCAGTAG
- a CDS encoding cupredoxin domain-containing protein → MDRARRQLCARLACGFGALLTVAAIDAQGFRKIAGKERIIAIEARKFVYTPNEITVKKDETVVLAFTAVDFIHGFFIPDMNIRADLKPGQVTEVRLTPGKAGEYAFLCDNFCGSGHEEMNGKIIVTE, encoded by the coding sequence ATGGACCGCGCCAGAAGACAGCTATGTGCAAGGTTGGCCTGTGGCTTCGGCGCGCTGCTGACGGTAGCCGCCATCGACGCCCAGGGGTTTAGGAAAATTGCCGGAAAGGAAAGGATCATCGCCATCGAGGCGAGGAAATTCGTCTACACGCCGAATGAAATCACCGTGAAAAAGGATGAAACCGTCGTGCTGGCGTTCACCGCCGTCGATTTCATCCATGGTTTTTTCATCCCGGACATGAACATCCGCGCCGACCTGAAACCGGGCCAGGTCACCGAAGTGCGGCTGACGCCCGGCAAGGCCGGTGAGTACGCCTTCTTGTGCGACAATTTTTGCGGCAGCGGCCACGAGGAGATGAACGGGAAGATCATCGTCACGGAGTAA
- the cadR gene encoding Cd(II)/Pb(II)-responsive transcriptional regulator: MRIGELAKRTDCDVETVRYYEKAGLLQEPGRNSAGYREYREEHQERLQFIRHCRSLQIGLTDIRALLEFKNNPAEGCQSVNELLDHHILRIAEQMANLQTLQQQLVTLRHQCDQPQPSQDCAILQNLSEAASGHDCACHTELH, from the coding sequence ATGCGTATCGGAGAACTGGCCAAACGGACAGATTGTGACGTGGAAACCGTGCGTTACTATGAAAAGGCGGGCTTGCTGCAGGAGCCGGGGCGCAACAGTGCCGGCTACCGCGAATACCGCGAAGAACACCAGGAACGGCTGCAATTCATCCGCCATTGCCGCTCCTTGCAGATCGGCCTGACCGATATCCGCGCCTTGCTGGAATTTAAGAACAATCCGGCCGAAGGCTGTCAGAGCGTCAATGAATTGCTCGATCACCATATCCTGCGCATCGCCGAGCAGATGGCGAATTTGCAAACCCTGCAGCAGCAGCTGGTGACCCTGCGCCACCAGTGCGACCAGCCGCAGCCGTCGCAAGACTGCGCGATTCTGCAAAACCTGTCCGAGGCGGCCAGCGGCCACGACTGCGCCTGCCATACCGAACTTCACTAA
- a CDS encoding sensor histidine kinase, whose product MTRKTTLLRGWRSLWELRPRHEVPILTRLLLISLIGIVLALGLMAIVAIFGRVDRPHWWWASLLPNIGICLCIVHTLFGVLRLAGRWLPAPLVERMSHVRDIRAGMALGALALAAIIGGMSIGFTIVPILVGFKVWGMFVSLPAALTKFAVFILFVMGANWAWWRSRLRQQQLQSEVTDARLRLLQGQIEPHLLFNTLANIQSLMDYDPPRAKRMLETFSGYLRASLSQLRQGDSTLDAELDMASQYLSLLQIRMEERLRFRIDASAQARLASMPTLMLQPLVENAIVHGLALMLDGGSVVVHAEVRAGRLEIRVLDDGAGLTAPGKPPRPGSGMALANLRSRLQAQFGAHASLVLRGREHGTEAVLELPYRRAASACPVEAA is encoded by the coding sequence ATGACCAGAAAAACGACTTTGCTACGGGGCTGGCGTTCGCTGTGGGAACTGCGCCCCAGGCACGAAGTCCCCATCCTCACCCGCCTGCTGCTCATCTCCCTGATCGGCATCGTCCTGGCACTGGGCCTGATGGCCATCGTCGCCATCTTCGGCCGGGTCGACCGGCCGCACTGGTGGTGGGCGTCGCTGCTGCCGAATATCGGCATCTGCCTGTGCATCGTGCATACCCTGTTCGGCGTGCTGCGCCTGGCCGGGCGCTGGCTGCCGGCGCCGCTCGTCGAGCGGATGTCGCATGTGCGCGACATCCGCGCCGGCATGGCTCTGGGCGCGCTGGCACTGGCAGCCATCATTGGCGGCATGAGCATCGGCTTCACCATCGTCCCGATACTGGTGGGTTTCAAGGTGTGGGGCATGTTCGTCTCCCTGCCTGCCGCGCTGACCAAGTTTGCTGTATTCATCCTGTTTGTCATGGGCGCCAACTGGGCATGGTGGCGCTCGCGCCTGCGCCAGCAGCAGTTGCAAAGCGAGGTGACGGATGCGCGCCTGCGCCTGCTGCAGGGGCAGATCGAGCCGCACCTGCTGTTCAATACCCTGGCGAACATCCAGAGCCTGATGGACTACGATCCGCCGCGCGCGAAACGCATGCTGGAAACGTTTTCCGGCTACCTGCGCGCCAGCCTGTCGCAGCTGCGCCAGGGCGACAGCACGCTGGATGCGGAACTCGACATGGCAAGCCAGTATCTGTCCCTGCTGCAGATCCGCATGGAGGAGCGGCTGCGCTTCCGCATCGACGCCAGCGCGCAAGCGCGCCTGGCCAGCATGCCCACGCTGATGCTGCAGCCGCTGGTCGAAAATGCCATCGTGCACGGACTGGCGCTCATGTTGGACGGCGGCAGCGTCGTCGTGCATGCCGAGGTGCGCGCGGGCCGCCTGGAAATCCGCGTGCTGGACGACGGCGCGGGCTTGACGGCCCCAGGCAAGCCACCGCGTCCGGGCAGCGGCATGGCGCTGGCCAATCTGCGCTCGCGCCTGCAGGCCCAGTTCGGCGCGCATGCCAGCCTGGTCCTGCGCGGGCGCGAGCATGGCACCGAAGCCGTGCTGGAGCTGCCGTACCGGCGCGCCGCCAGCGCATGCCCAGTGGAGGCCGCATGA
- a CDS encoding anti-sigma factor, with amino-acid sequence MQCTVSHSKMSAFADGELDALASQELRQHLAHCPDCAKAFEQLLDLRAAVSRHGLRHTAPAALQQRLRQALQEEGKAAKEVPQRRKWAQLPWAWINFGVAGISTAAFAVTLTLYLSVPSEAERLDQEIVASHFRSLLPDRLADVASSDQHTVKPWFSGKLDFSPPVVDLAQAGFPLVGGRLDYIRQRPVAALAYRRHQHVLNLYVWPEQAKGDAPPRLSVKQGYHLIRWSRSGMEYRLISDLNVPELMDFERRFAAQIDQDALP; translated from the coding sequence ATGCAGTGCACCGTATCACACAGCAAGATGTCCGCCTTTGCCGATGGCGAGCTCGACGCACTGGCGTCGCAGGAATTGAGGCAGCACCTGGCCCATTGCCCGGACTGCGCGAAGGCGTTCGAACAGCTGCTGGACTTGCGCGCTGCGGTTAGCCGGCATGGCCTGCGCCACACCGCGCCAGCCGCCCTGCAGCAGCGCCTGCGCCAGGCGCTGCAGGAAGAGGGGAAGGCGGCGAAGGAAGTTCCACAGCGCCGGAAATGGGCGCAACTGCCGTGGGCGTGGATCAATTTTGGCGTGGCCGGCATCAGCACGGCGGCGTTTGCCGTCACCCTGACGCTGTATCTGTCCGTGCCATCGGAGGCGGAACGGCTGGACCAGGAGATCGTGGCCAGCCATTTCCGTTCGCTGCTGCCCGATCGCCTGGCCGACGTGGCGTCGTCCGACCAGCACACGGTCAAGCCATGGTTCAGCGGCAAGCTCGATTTTTCACCGCCCGTGGTTGACCTGGCGCAAGCCGGCTTTCCCTTGGTCGGCGGGCGCCTCGACTATATCAGGCAGCGCCCCGTCGCCGCCTTGGCGTATCGCCGGCATCAGCATGTGCTGAACCTGTATGTCTGGCCTGAGCAAGCAAAAGGCGATGCGCCGCCGCGCCTGAGCGTCAAGCAGGGCTATCACTTGATACGCTGGAGCCGCTCCGGCATGGAATATCGGCTCATTTCCGACCTCAATGTGCCGGAACTGATGGACTTCGAGCGCCGGTTCGCGGCGCAGATCGACCAGGACGCTCTGCCGTAA
- a CDS encoding sigma-70 family RNA polymerase sigma factor — protein sequence MALPHLDSAYNLARWLTRNDQDAQDLVQTAFLRAYRFMDGYHGDGDGARAWLLTIVRNTYYTSLRDSRPQHDDIGFDEEMHGHDGDGCGMAPEDILARSDVRQAINRGLEALPQPFREVLVLKELDDLSYKEIADIVGIPIGTVMSRLARGRKLLLLYLKQHTDEK from the coding sequence ATGGCCTTGCCTCATCTGGATTCCGCCTACAACCTGGCGCGATGGCTCACGCGCAATGATCAGGATGCCCAGGACCTGGTGCAGACGGCGTTCCTGCGCGCCTACCGCTTCATGGACGGCTACCATGGCGATGGCGATGGCGCGCGCGCCTGGCTGCTGACGATCGTGCGCAATACCTATTACACGTCGCTGCGCGACAGCCGCCCGCAACACGACGACATCGGCTTTGACGAGGAAATGCACGGCCACGATGGGGATGGATGCGGCATGGCCCCGGAAGACATCCTGGCCCGGTCCGACGTCAGGCAGGCGATCAACCGTGGCCTGGAAGCACTGCCGCAACCTTTCCGGGAAGTGCTGGTGCTGAAGGAACTTGACGATCTGTCCTACAAGGAGATCGCGGACATCGTCGGCATCCCGATCGGCACGGTGATGTCGCGCCTGGCGCGGGGACGCAAGCTGTTGTTGCTATACCTAAAACAACATACCGATGAGAAATGA
- a CDS encoding LytTR family DNA-binding domain-containing protein, translating into MTRAVIADDEPHLALYLRDQLLALWPDLQVIHMARNGVEAAACIAELEPDIAFLDIQMPGLSGLEVAQGIEGPTRVVFVTAFDEFALQAFEQAALDYVLKPVTTERLARTVARLRSVAPLPPASAAMAQALQQLAAAPGPARPRLRYILASRGERTHHLDVAKVRFFHADDKYTVVASVDGEFLIRTPIADLASQLDPEQFWQVHRSTLINLAWLDGTRRDDASRLFLRMRDHAGELPVSRAFVHLFRAM; encoded by the coding sequence ATGACGCGCGCCGTGATCGCGGACGATGAACCGCACCTGGCGCTCTACCTGCGCGACCAGCTGCTGGCCCTGTGGCCGGACTTGCAGGTCATCCATATGGCGCGCAACGGCGTCGAGGCCGCCGCCTGCATCGCCGAGCTGGAACCCGATATCGCCTTCCTCGATATCCAGATGCCGGGGCTGTCCGGCCTTGAGGTGGCGCAAGGCATCGAAGGCCCTACCCGCGTGGTGTTCGTCACCGCCTTCGACGAGTTTGCCCTGCAAGCCTTCGAGCAGGCAGCGCTCGACTACGTATTGAAACCCGTCACCACCGAAAGGCTGGCCCGTACCGTGGCGCGCTTGCGGTCGGTGGCGCCCTTGCCGCCCGCCAGTGCGGCCATGGCACAGGCGCTGCAGCAACTGGCGGCCGCGCCCGGCCCTGCCCGCCCCCGGCTGCGCTACATACTCGCGTCCCGGGGCGAGCGCACGCACCACCTCGACGTGGCCAAGGTGCGCTTTTTCCATGCCGACGACAAGTACACGGTTGTCGCCAGCGTGGATGGCGAATTCCTGATCCGCACACCCATCGCCGACCTGGCCAGCCAGCTTGATCCTGAACAATTCTGGCAAGTGCACCGCTCCACCCTGATCAATCTGGCCTGGCTGGACGGCACGCGCCGCGACGACGCCAGCCGTTTGTTCCTGCGCATGCGCGACCACGCGGGCGAGCTGCCCGTGAGCCGCGCCTTCGTCCACCTGTTCCGGGCCATGTAG
- a CDS encoding heavy metal translocating P-type ATPase: MPHDSHNHAHDHEHKHDHKHEPSPAPTAAGCCSSQHACSSAPALPSAPIAGASTAKYRIANMDCPTEERLIRNKLANMAGVVGLDFNLMNRVLDVHHTLPTLATVEAALHGIGMQAIPMEADAVVARDPNEGTLSGLQKGLLVVSGLAAAGAEALAWTTHADSSPLVIALALLSIATGGWPTLKKGWIALKTFTLNINFLMSLAVFGAIAIGQWPEAAMVIFLFAIAELIEGLSLNRARNAVQSLMQLAPDTATVADASGAWNQVSVATVAIGTLMRVKPGERIALDGIVQSGESSVNQAPITGESMPVDKAVGDVVYAGTINERGLLDVTVTANSGNSTLAKIVKVIEETQGKQAPTQRFVDNFARYYTPAVVVFAILVAVLPPLLLGQPFMAWIYKALVMLVIACPCALVISTPVTVVSGLTAAARRGILVKGGQFLETGYRIKAIAVDKTGTLTMGKPAVTDVVALAGNDRDAILLLAASLDANSAHPLAAAIVKAGPPASSHLPVSQFAALHGRGVQGNIDGQTYYLGNARLMTELKLLTPDLQAILARLEQQAYTAMVLASPAGALGVIAVADVLRPTAASAIARLTALGVTTVMLTGDNLLTAQRIAAEVGVSLVKAELLPENKLDEIKALQQQFGVVAMLGDGVNDAPALAQADIGFAMGAAGSDTAIETADVALMDDELGKLPEFISLSQRTRSILVQNISFAIGIKAVFFGLALAGMATLWMAVFADVGASLLVVANGLRLLRNNKQV; the protein is encoded by the coding sequence ATGCCACACGATAGCCATAACCACGCGCACGACCACGAGCATAAGCACGATCATAAGCACGAACCGAGCCCGGCGCCCACGGCGGCCGGCTGCTGTTCCAGCCAGCATGCGTGCTCGTCCGCGCCAGCCCTGCCCAGCGCCCCCATCGCCGGCGCGAGCACAGCCAAATACCGCATCGCCAACATGGATTGCCCCACGGAAGAACGCTTGATCCGCAACAAGCTGGCCAATATGGCGGGTGTCGTGGGCCTCGATTTCAACCTGATGAACCGCGTGCTCGACGTACACCACACACTGCCTACACTGGCCACGGTGGAAGCGGCCCTGCACGGCATCGGCATGCAGGCGATTCCCATGGAAGCGGACGCGGTCGTTGCGCGCGACCCGAACGAAGGCACTCTGTCCGGCCTGCAAAAAGGCTTGCTGGTGGTTTCCGGCCTGGCCGCTGCCGGCGCCGAGGCGCTGGCGTGGACCACGCACGCAGACAGTTCGCCCCTGGTCATCGCCCTGGCCCTGCTGTCGATTGCCACGGGCGGCTGGCCGACCCTGAAAAAGGGCTGGATTGCACTGAAAACGTTCACCCTGAACATCAACTTCCTGATGAGCCTGGCGGTCTTCGGCGCCATCGCCATCGGCCAGTGGCCGGAAGCGGCCATGGTCATCTTCCTGTTCGCCATTGCCGAGCTGATCGAAGGCTTGTCGCTGAACCGCGCGCGCAACGCCGTGCAAAGCCTGATGCAGCTGGCGCCCGACACGGCCACGGTCGCCGACGCCAGCGGCGCCTGGAACCAGGTCAGCGTGGCCACGGTGGCCATCGGCACCTTGATGCGCGTGAAACCGGGCGAGCGCATCGCCCTCGACGGCATCGTGCAAAGCGGCGAGTCGTCCGTCAACCAGGCGCCGATCACCGGTGAAAGCATGCCGGTGGACAAGGCCGTGGGCGACGTCGTGTATGCGGGCACCATCAATGAACGGGGCTTGCTCGACGTCACCGTGACAGCCAACAGCGGCAACAGCACCCTGGCGAAGATCGTCAAGGTGATCGAGGAGACCCAGGGCAAACAGGCGCCCACGCAGCGCTTTGTCGACAATTTCGCCCGCTACTACACGCCCGCCGTGGTCGTGTTTGCCATTCTGGTGGCCGTGCTGCCGCCCTTGCTGTTGGGCCAGCCCTTCATGGCCTGGATCTACAAGGCCTTGGTGATGCTGGTGATCGCCTGCCCTTGTGCACTGGTCATTTCCACGCCCGTCACCGTGGTCAGCGGCCTGACGGCGGCCGCGCGGCGCGGTATTTTAGTGAAAGGCGGGCAATTCCTGGAAACCGGTTATCGGATCAAAGCCATCGCCGTCGACAAGACGGGCACCTTGACCATGGGCAAACCGGCCGTGACGGACGTGGTGGCCTTGGCAGGCAACGACCGTGACGCCATCCTGCTGCTGGCCGCCAGCCTGGATGCCAATTCCGCCCATCCGCTGGCCGCCGCCATCGTCAAGGCGGGTCCGCCCGCCAGCAGCCACCTGCCCGTGAGCCAGTTTGCCGCCCTGCATGGGCGCGGCGTGCAAGGCAATATCGATGGCCAGACCTATTATCTGGGCAATGCGCGCCTGATGACGGAATTGAAGCTCTTGACGCCGGACCTGCAAGCCATCCTGGCGCGGCTGGAACAGCAAGCGTACACGGCCATGGTGCTGGCCAGCCCGGCCGGCGCGCTGGGCGTGATCGCCGTGGCCGACGTGCTGCGTCCGACGGCGGCGTCCGCTATCGCCAGATTGACTGCGCTGGGCGTGACCACCGTGATGCTGACGGGAGATAATTTGCTGACGGCGCAGCGCATCGCGGCCGAGGTGGGCGTGAGCCTGGTCAAGGCGGAATTGCTGCCGGAAAATAAACTCGATGAAATCAAGGCCTTGCAGCAGCAATTTGGCGTGGTCGCCATGCTGGGCGACGGCGTCAACGACGCCCCGGCCCTGGCGCAGGCCGACATCGGCTTTGCCATGGGCGCGGCCGGCAGCGACACGGCCATCGAAACGGCGGACGTGGCCCTGATGGATGATGAACTGGGCAAGTTGCCCGAATTCATCAGCCTGAGCCAGCGCACGCGCAGCATCCTCGTGCAAAACATCAGCTTTGCCATCGGCATCAAGGCCGTCTTCTTCGGCCTGGCCCTGGCCGGCATGGCGACCCTGTGGATGGCCGTGTTCGCCGACGTGGGCGCCAGCCTGCTGGTGGTGGCCAACGGGCTGCGCTTGTTGCGCAATAACAAGCAGGTATAG
- a CDS encoding metallophosphoesterase, with amino-acid sequence MDRRSFMKLTAIGGGAVFMSGLYGHAPAAAAGNTPAPYDDFYFVQLSDVHWGYSGGANPDALNTFRKAVATVNALEVQPDFIIFTGDLTHTTDDPKERRQRMAAFKEIAAGLKVKSVRFIPGEHDASLDNGAAFKENFGPSNYTFEHKGVHFIALDNVSDPGARIGDTQLEWLKNDLDKQAKDARIVVFTHRPLFDLVPKWDWATRDGDKAIALLMPYSNVTVFYGHIHQEHHHMTGRIAHHAAKSLIFPLPAPGSQEKRTPLPWDPALPNKGLGFREVEAQAGNDYKLTEFPVTRT; translated from the coding sequence ATGGACCGCAGAAGTTTCATGAAACTGACCGCCATCGGCGGGGGCGCCGTGTTCATGTCCGGACTGTATGGACATGCGCCAGCGGCGGCGGCCGGCAACACGCCCGCCCCCTACGACGATTTTTACTTCGTCCAGTTGTCCGACGTGCACTGGGGCTATAGCGGCGGCGCCAATCCCGACGCCCTCAATACCTTCCGCAAGGCCGTCGCCACCGTGAATGCGCTGGAGGTGCAACCCGACTTCATCATCTTCACGGGCGACCTCACGCATACGACGGACGACCCGAAGGAGCGCCGCCAGCGCATGGCCGCATTCAAGGAGATCGCGGCGGGATTGAAGGTGAAAAGCGTGCGTTTCATCCCTGGCGAGCACGACGCCTCGCTCGACAACGGCGCCGCCTTCAAGGAGAACTTCGGCCCGTCCAATTACACGTTCGAGCACAAGGGCGTGCATTTCATCGCCCTCGACAACGTGTCCGACCCCGGCGCGCGCATCGGCGATACGCAACTGGAATGGCTGAAAAACGACCTGGACAAGCAAGCCAAGGATGCGCGCATCGTCGTCTTCACCCACAGGCCCCTGTTCGACCTGGTCCCCAAATGGGACTGGGCCACGCGCGACGGCGACAAGGCGATCGCCCTGTTAATGCCTTACAGCAATGTGACCGTGTTCTACGGCCATATTCACCAGGAACATCACCACATGACGGGGAGAATCGCGCACCACGCCGCCAAATCGCTGATTTTCCCTCTGCCGGCACCGGGATCGCAGGAAAAGCGCACGCCCCTGCCGTGGGACCCCGCCTTGCCAAACAAGGGACTCGGCTTTCGCGAAGTGGAAGCGCAGGCGGGTAATGATTATAAGCTCACGGAATTTCCCGTTACAAGGACCTAA
- a CDS encoding SUMF1/EgtB/PvdO family nonheme iron enzyme codes for MTDHHPVMCVSWSDATAYVQWLARETGRPFRLPSEAEWEYAARAGTATKYASGDAPEQLCSYANMKDRRFKAAARRDHGLDMLVTDCDDGAEYTTVVGMYAPNGYGLHDMMGNVAEWVADCQHPDYRGAPADGAAWSQGCEAEGDYFITRGGSYSASRQVLRSAARGHGGRGNASSLGEGFRIAEDTGGCTASACTGGDAAFVGALAAARQAQRDAGGRPPE; via the coding sequence ATGACGGACCATCACCCCGTCATGTGCGTGAGCTGGAGCGATGCGACGGCCTATGTGCAATGGCTGGCGCGGGAAACGGGTCGCCCATTCCGCCTGCCCAGCGAGGCGGAATGGGAATACGCGGCGCGCGCGGGCACGGCCACGAAATACGCGTCCGGCGATGCTCCTGAGCAGTTGTGTAGCTACGCCAACATGAAGGACCGGCGTTTCAAGGCCGCGGCCCGGCGCGATCACGGCCTCGACATGCTGGTCACCGATTGCGACGACGGCGCCGAGTACACTACCGTCGTGGGCATGTATGCACCTAACGGTTACGGCTTGCACGACATGATGGGCAACGTGGCCGAGTGGGTGGCCGATTGCCAGCATCCCGATTACCGGGGCGCGCCCGCCGATGGCGCGGCCTGGAGCCAGGGCTGCGAGGCGGAGGGCGATTATTTCATCACGCGGGGCGGCAGCTATTCTGCCTCGCGCCAGGTGCTGCGCAGCGCCGCGCGCGGGCATGGCGGACGCGGCAATGCCAGCAGCCTGGGCGAAGGCTTCCGCATCGCCGAGGACACGGGCGGCTGCACGGCCAGCGCCTGCACCGGGGGCGACGCCGCCTTTGTCGGGGCACTGGCGGCGGCGCGGCAGGCGCAACGCGATGCCGGGGGACGGCCGCCTGAATGA